The following DNA comes from Belonocnema kinseyi isolate 2016_QV_RU_SX_M_011 unplaced genomic scaffold, B_treatae_v1 SchBZDm_1095;HRSCAF=1224, whole genome shotgun sequence.
CACCTCCTATCTCCGAACCTGTTCCAGTAGATTGTTCATCAGTACCTCCTTCCATTGTCATTTTTATGCAATCCTTAATGTCTTCTAAGGAAGCTGTTGATACAAGAATCATTGGAACTCAAAGATTTTGGAACTTCCTCAAATGGTTTCAGAAGATTAATAAGTTCTTCTAAAAGTTCCCATTCTGCACATTCCAAACCTTTTGAATTTGTATTATCCTCTTGCGTTTCTGCGAATAAGTCCATACAATTCTCTAATTCCAGAAAACGttctaacaaataaaaaagagaatccCATCTAGTAGAAACGTCttgtttcacttttttattgGTATGTTTAAATCTACTTGAATTTGAGCCAAAGCACTGCTCGAAGGCGAAGATTTGTGAATATGAGTAGcaatttttctacactttttcaaCAATATTCCTACTCCCTTATCAGATTTAATTGCACCTTTAATAACCAACTGTAAAGTATGAATAGTACAGGATTCACTAGCAATGTCACATAATCTGCACCCTTTCTTCATATTGCCACCATTATCTCGCATTAGCAAATGTACTTTGATTTTATCGATATCCCAAAATGACAATAGTTCTGTTAATTTTTCGGATACTGCTTCTCCCGTATGTCTGCCAGGAAATACTTTGATACTTAGTGCAGCactttttctctcaaaattatcGCCTATCCAGTGAGCAGTTAAACTAATGAAACTGTAACGTGTTTCTTTACAAGTCCACACATCAGACGTTAACGACATCCACTTCGCTGTAGATAACATTGTTTTTACAACTTCTTTCACTCTGCTGTACATGTCAGGTAGAATGGTCTCTGTGAAGTATTTTCGGCATGGAACTTTATAATGTGGTGAAGTTTTAGACATTAACCTTTCAAACCCGGCTTTTTCGACAAAAGAAATAGGCTCATTATCTACTGCTATCATTTCTCCAATAGCATAGTGAAGTTCTATTATTAAACGGCTGAAGACAAAATTTGTTGGACAAATTGCATTTTCGTAACCCTTTCGCGACACAATAAACTCCTTGTTAAATACGTTACACTTGATTTTTAAGCAATCTCCGTGCTTTTCAATACACTCCAACAAACTCCACGCCACATTGTCTTTTTCACTcattattggaaataaaattgtgtACAAATTGGAATCACAAATCGCTGTGTACAGGTATTTCTTCGTTAAGTGTCAACTCTCAACGGTTGTCCACCGACTAGTTCTAGGTTACAACTTACAATGCAGGCTGCTAAAGTgcaaactgcaaaatttagaagcCAGCAAGGGCGAAGTCACTCAGGGGCGCATGTGATAGTTCCTCCTTCTcagatataataaataaaatttgaaatttgagaatttgTATTGGTCGTCCAGAAGTGACGGGGGACGATTTAGCCAAGGGTGTTTTGGACGAATTGCGTTGGGAATTATCCATTACAAAAgagaaattacaaataataataataattgatttaaattattacatattaatattatgatata
Coding sequences within:
- the LOC117182497 gene encoding zinc finger BED domain-containing protein 4-like, with protein sequence MSEKDNVAWSLLECIEKHGDCLKIKCNVFNKEFIVSRKGYENAICPTNFVFSRLIIELHYAIGEMIAVDNEPISFVEKAGFERLMSKTSPHYKVPCRKYFTETILPDMYSRVKEVVKTMLSTAKWMSLTSDVWTCKETRYSFISLTAHWIGDNFERKSAALSIKVFPGRHTGEAVSEKLTELLSFWDIDKIKVHLLMRDNGGNMKKGCRLCDIASESCTIHTLQLVIKGAIKSDKGVGILLKKCRKIATHIHKSSPSSSALAQIQVDLNIPIKK